Proteins from a single region of Pyrus communis chromosome 6, drPyrComm1.1, whole genome shotgun sequence:
- the LOC137737670 gene encoding small ribosomal subunit protein bS1c-like: MASLAQQFTGLRCSPISTSRLSKPSIVPKQNKMPGLLPIVSAAVISNAQTKERLKLKEIFEDAHERCRTAPMEGVSFTLDSFYNALEKYDFNSEIGTKVRGTVFNIDNNGALVDITAKSSAYLPLEEACIHKIKSVEEVGIVPGVREEFVIIGENGADDSLILSLKSIQYDLSWERCRQLQAEDVVVKGKVVGANKGGVVAVVEGLRGFVPFSQISTKSTAEDLLEKEIPLKFVEVDEEQSRLVLSNRKAMADNQAQLGIGSVVLGTVQSLKPYGAFIDIGGINGLLHVSQISHDRVSDIATVLQPGDTLKVMILSHDRDRGRVSLSTKKLEPTPGDMIRNPKLVFEKAEEMAQTFRQRIAQAEAMARADMLRFQPESGLTLSSDGILGPLTSDLPAEGLDLSDIPPAEVTG, encoded by the exons atgGCGTCTCTGGCTCAGCAATTCACAGGCTTAAGATGCTCACCGATCTCCACCTCGAGGCTTTCGAAGCCCTCAATCGTGCCGAAGCAAAACAAAATGCCGGGTTTGCTCCCCATCGTCTCCGCCGCGGTCATCTCGAATGCACAGACCAAAGAGCGCCTCAAGCTCAAGGAAATCTTCGAGGATGCTCACGAACGGTGTCGTACTGCCCCCATGGAAGGCGTCTCTTTCACTCTCGACTCCTTTTACAACGCTCTCGAGAAGTACGACTTCAATTCTGAGATTGGAACTAAG GTGAGGGGAACAGTTTTCAATATAGATAACAATGGAGCATTAGTTGACATTACTGCAAAATCTTCAGCATACTTGCCTCTTGAAGAGGCATGCATTCACAAAATAAAGAGTGTAGAAGAAGTGGGCATAGTTCCCGGAGTGAGAGAGGAGTTTGTGATTATTGGTGAAAACGGAGCTGACGATAGCTTGATCTTGAGCTTAAAGTCCATCCAGTATGACCTATCATGGGAAAGATGTAGACAGCTCCAAGCTGAGGATGTTGTTGTCAAGGGTAAG GTCGTTGGTGCGAATAAAGGTGGAGTGGTGGCCGTGGTGGAAGGCCTTAGAGGTTTTGTTCCTTTCTCCCAGATATCAACA AAATCAACTGCAGAAGATCTTCTTGAAAAGGAGATTCCTCTGAAGTTTGTGGAGGTTGATGAAGAACAGTCTAGGCTTGTCCTCAGTAACCGCAAGGCCATGGCAGACAACCAAGCACAGCTTGGAATTGGGTCAGTTGTCCTTGGTACTGTTCAGAGCTTGAAGCCATATGGTGCCTTTATCGACATTGGTGGAATCAATGGCCTTCTTCATGTTAGTCAGATCAGTCATGACCGAGTCTCTGATATTGCGACAGTTCTCCAACCTGGTGACACTCTCAAG GTCATGATATTGAGCCATGACCGTGATAGAGGCCGTGTAAGTCTTTCTACCAAGAAGTTAGAACCTACTCCCGGTGACATGATTCGCAATCCAAAGCTTGTATTTGAGAAG GCGGAGGAGATGGCACAGACATTCCGGCAGAGAATTGCTCAAGCGGAAGCTATGGCTCGTGCGGACATGCTCCGTTTCCAGCCGGAG AGTGGGTTAACCCTCAGCTCCGACGGAATCTTGGGTCCTCTCACTTCGGACTTGCCAGCCGAGGGTTTAGATTTGAGCGACATTCCCCCAGCTGAAGTGACTGGCTGA